From the uncultured Methanobrevibacter sp. genome, the window TTATTAAATCTCACTCCTAAATATATCTTTGAAGGTTTTAAATGTAAAAATTTTTCATAAGAAATCAATCTCCATTCTTTTTCATATTTCCAATCTTTATATTTTATCAATGAATTGAATTGTTTATTTTCTAGTTCATTTTCTGTTTTTATGTTTGGAAAAAATTCTTCATGATAAAAAACAGGATAAATCTTTTTTCTAGTTTTTTCTTCCATTTCTAAAGAATCATATCCTATGCAAAATCCCTGGTGCTCATTAGCATAATGAGACCACATCAAAATGGATTTTGAAGTTTCACTAAAGCAGGAAATTCTAAATTTAATTTCATTTTTAAGGTATTCTGTATAAAATTGATTTGTTTCATTTTCAATAAGTTCATACATTCCACTCATGTCAATATTCATGTCTTCATAAAGTGCATCTATGTCTTCAAGGAGTTGAATATCAATATTGATTTGTTCAAATATTTTTTTCACATATTCTTCTTTAATTTTTTGTTCTGAATTTTTAAGTATGTTTTGTTTAAATTTTTCTATGTCTATGCTGAATGCAGAGTCATAAGGATCATTAAGAATATATGGTTCAGTTAAATAGATTTTTTCATTAATTAGTGCATCTACATGTTTACTTTTTTCTACTTCTTCAGAGGAATCTAAATGGCGGTAACGAAATAATTCTTTGGGAAAATGTTTATCTCGATTTTGTATAATTTTATTCATCTGATTTATTCTTAAATTGAGATTATCATTTGAATTGCAGTTTATTCTATTTCTGATTTTTTGAAATATATTATTCATATTGGTCCTCATTAGTACTATAGTTATTATTTTAAATATTTTTAGAATCTATTTTAAATTCTGTGGTCAGTTTTTTGAATTTGGTTTCGTTTGGTTAATA encodes:
- a CDS encoding DUF2971 domain-containing protein, which translates into the protein MNNIFQKIRNRINCNSNDNLNLRINQMNKIIQNRDKHFPKELFRYRHLDSSEEVEKSKHVDALINEKIYLTEPYILNDPYDSAFSIDIEKFKQNILKNSEQKIKEEYVKKIFEQINIDIQLLEDIDALYEDMNIDMSGMYELIENETNQFYTEYLKNEIKFRISCFSETSKSILMWSHYANEHQGFCIGYDSLEMEEKTRKKIYPVFYHEEFFPNIKTENELENKQFNSLIKYKDWKYEKEWRLISYEKFLHLKPSKIYLGVRFNKENLDFFKDIAVEKNCDLYQMDLNYSKYALDAKKIKL